The Elaeis guineensis isolate ETL-2024a chromosome 5, EG11, whole genome shotgun sequence DNA segment AGTTGATTTATGACGAAGGAGGGTTGCTTGCAAAGATATGCTTATGCCATTAATATGGTCCATGTTTTTTATTACTGCTTAATTTGGCTATTATTGTGCTACTTAAAGGAATCGAATCATCTCCAGCAAGTGAAGCCTGGATGTTCAATTGCCAAACGATTCTTCTAGTAACCcatccaaaatatttttaatggttAATATACTTGATGAACTCTAAATGTAGATCTTGTGTATCAAttctaattatattattattacatCGGTATCTTTCTCTTTGTTCTCTTTGCTGGTATTCTTGATTGGCTGCCATTACTTAAATGTTACGTGATAGGATTGTTTAAATTGCACTTGGTTGACGTGCTAAAGAAGTACGGAGAGGAGGGAAGTTTATTCAGCTATGCCATCTTTTTTGCCGGATGGAAACTGAGGATCAGCTTGTACACTTCCCAGTACATGAGGGCAAATATAAATCTTATCTGAGCatcaaaagtcaaaaaaaaaaaaaaaaaaaaaaggacacccAAAACTCTTGAATTTATTGCGTATTGGAGGGAGGCATTGACCTAAATCATTCCCAACCCTTAAAAATTAATGCCAACTCATGGACCACGAAGATCTACTGTGCCATGCTGAATCAACAAAGATTTGGTACGATAGATTTGTTTTTCTTAGCACTAATAACTTCAGATTTTGATGTGTTATTAGCGGTAAGCAATAAttcttttatttgatccaaatttGACCCAACCCGCCTGAACCTAACCGAGCCACAGCAGACCAAATCCAACCTGACCGGAAATGGCGGGTCCTCGGAGCCGGGCTACAGGTCCGTAACGGATAGATAATGAGCTCCTGGAAATTAATTTCATGCCGATGTTGCGAGCCCAAGGCTCTCCACCGCCCCTGCAAATTAAccctaatttctctctctctagcgTTTTTCTACGACCCACAGTTAAATATCCAACTCTAGTTAGGGTCCTGCAAAGTAACCAtagtttctttctctctctagcgtTTGTTACGATGCACCGTTGAATATCCAACTCTAGTTAGGGTTCCAAGCGGTAAGGAAACTTCGAAAGAAAGAAATCGAGATTTTCTTTTCTTGGCTCCTCGATTCGTCCGGTTGGAAGCTGCGATGGAGCCGGAGGTGGTGAATTCGGAGATGCTGCTGCCGCCCGTTCTTCCCTTCAAGAGGGTACAGATGTCGGACAAGTACCCGAAAGGGCACGCCCGAGGCCGCCACTGGAAGCATCTCAAGCAGATCCTCCAAGCCGAGAACTATGCTTCCTACCCGGCCGACGAACCCAATTGTAAGCTAAGCTCTCCTCTTCTTTTATATATTTCCATTATATTCCTCTGTTGTTGGATGCACTACATCGTGCAATATTTGTTGTCGGTGCGTGGGATTTGCAGGCGGGAATTGAAATTCTGGTCCATGAATTTGCTTTGCTGATGATAATTGATTTGGATGATTGTTTGATTTGTTTGGGAGTGTAAGATGAGAAAGAATTTCAACTCGATCAATAAAGGGGagcctttttgtttttttggctTCGTTTCTTGCATTGCGTGGCAATGGAAAACCGCTATCCTATTTGAGATAATGTTCGGGGAGATAATTTTAAGCGAAAAAATTGCGAGTACGTTGATGCTGGAATTTTGTTTAGAATGTCACATTGCCGTGTCTGTTGATATATGGGATATCTAGGTGGGCATTAGATTAGAATGGGATTTGCTAATGGTAACTGATTTGGATGAAAcatgatcctttttttttttttaattgtttcTTGTCCTAGAATagtaaacaattttaactttaaaattgCAAGGACCTTTGCAGTCATAGAGGTCTGGTTTATCCTTGGCTTTTCGTGTGAAGGGCAACAACAGAACAAATACAGATACTGATTAATGTAGTATGGGGGGAGGGGTTTAGTGAAATTATGTGCATCCATATAAGTATTTTGTTGACAATATGATTCATGGGTATAGTGTCGTGGAAAACTAATAAAAATTACCTGCAAGCTGCGGGTCATAAATTGTTGCTTTGTtagttaaattaatttaaaaggaTCTATTTGTTTTGACTGGTTTTAATTGAACCATTTTTGTCTAGAAAAATTGTCAGTCACAAGGTCATGATGTTCCCTAGAAAGGTTCCAAAAGTGGAGTGCTGATTGTTAAAGTTTGGAGTACTTAATTAACAGGAAAGTCACTATAAACTTATCACTTCTGTTCTCTGTTACCCTGGTATTTTCTGGAAATCTAATATTTGAAATTGGACCTTGTTCTCTTCTTGGTGCATCTGTATTTATATAGATATCATCACCTGTAATAGCATATCTAAGGTGCTCAGTTAGTTGCTGTAGGGTTTGACAGTTTGGTTCGCTAGTGTTTTCAAACTATGACAATTATACTGCAGTCTCTGCTTATGACCTGATTACTTAGATCTATGTTTTTCTTTGTCGCTGTTACCATAACAACATTAGTTGTTTATATGATATTACTAAAAGACTTAAATAGTCTCCACATGAAAGATATGAAAAAATTGCGAAGAAGCATTTGGAGTAGTTTGAATTGGCATTCAAGGTGGTCCTTAGTAGTAAGGAGTTTTTCATGAATAATGATTCATAAGCTGACCTCAAATAGTAGGGACAAGTTTATTGTTATGGTTTATGGTTATGCTACATTTTATCACATATAGAAGCTTGATTAgcttgatttgattttaattttaatttttttattttttctactaatGTACAAAATCAATCTGCTTAGTTGGGCTTTATTGATTCTTAAGGGTGCTAACATTATAAAATTGTGCATTGGGATGCCTCTGACctttactttgttttgcagatttaaATATTGAGACACCTCCATCCATATACCCGTCAAAGAATTTTGTGATATAACAGGTTATGAGGTAATGCTCTTTCTTTTCAACTTTCAAGATGAACAACGCTGTTAGTTATAACTCATGATATTATTAAAGCCTAAAGCTTTCTTGGTGTACATCCTGTGCTCATGCATATGCAAAGTGATATAAGTTGCAAGCATTCTATGCTCATCTTTGCAAGGTCTGAGTTGCTTGTATCATACTGTATTGTctttatatgaatcataaattatggtATCCAAGTGTTTACAAACTGATGCAGTGTGATTGTGTAGCACACTTCACTTGAATGGTCCTTTCCATGCTCATACCTTTATGGCATGCACATTTGATCATGTTTCCTACATAATAGGCTTGCTTATGATGCAAGTTACTTAATGGAACACGTATTATGGACCAAGCCATTCCAATATCCAAACTGCATGATTTAATATACAATTGTTGATGTGGTCAAAGTTTGACCTTGTATATCCTTCCTTGGGCAAGTTCTATTCTAAAGGGCTAAGAGCATCTAGAAATGATGGTCATCCAAAATTGGTTTAGTCAGATGTATAACAAGGTTGCTATCATGGTTCTTCGTACCGGATTGTACCATCCTGTATTGGACATATTGTACGATACTAATAATGAACCAGTACTTTGTACGAGGGACGTACTGAGTGCAGTACCATGAAGCAACCTATATAGATTAGACACTATACTGGCATGGTACTAGTATGGGTATTGAAAACAATATTATGAAACATGGTCAGTATTCTTAGTGTGGTATATCATGTTCTAATTGGTATCCTATGTTGTTACGATTAGGATTGAGTCAGAAATTGTAGAGGCCTAGATTGGATCAGAttgtggattttaaaattttttctgaatAAGGTTTACGAACTGGTATGGAGGGGTATCGACCGGCGATCGCTTTGTCACAGAACAGGTACCTACCATGCTGTTCCAAGGTATACCAACATGGAGAGTTGGAGAGGGGGATAGGGAGTAGGGTTTCGAGAGAGGGGAATGGGTGATTTATATACTGAACCATTTAATCAAATAGTGTTGGGAGCCGACTAATCCGGATTGGTATGCTGTATGCTTGCCGGTTTGGCATGGTTCAGATTTCCTTGCTCCTAAATATAAAAGAAATgtgaaaaattgaaatattagTCAACTATAAAGTGGATGAATGAAGAATATGAAGCATACATGCAAGAAGTCTAGTTTTCACCAATTTGGGCGCATATACAATATTTTTAATGAAGCAAACATTTGTTTGGTTGCTTAAGATATTTATATACTATATCAATTTAATCATCCTTTTATGTAGAACACTTAAGAAAAATTGGGATAAGACTTTAACATGTGTCTGTAAAATAAAAAACTTGCATCTTATTTTTAACTCTACGAACTCTAATAATAGACTTGCTAATTTTACTATTTGAGATTTATTGATGATAAGTAATTTAAGAAGAAATGGACCTagacatgatttaatatgtaaataACAAAATGAAATTAGATCCTGTGGTCCAAACAAATTTATAGCCCATCATATGCAGATTGTGGAGTCTCTTGTTTCTTATGTAAAGATGTGGATTGTTGATTGCTCTATAAGATTGATGCTCTAGTTTTGGGTAAATGTATTTTGGTCTCTCTTCTCCGGGTTTCATTTAACTGTAATGTCTGCCTTAAAGATTGTGGTATGCTTTCATTGAAGATTTTGGTTTTTGTTTTTTGTCCACCGGCATTCCTTCTCCACGTGTGgtggaaaaataataaaaaactcGTGCTTGGAACCTGAAGATGtatttgaaattttattattttattttgacaTGGTTTAATGGCTGCAGGCACTGTACATAGACCGAGGACAAACCTGCGCTATGCAAACCCGGATGTCTTCAAGCGCATACGAATGCTTCCTGATGATCATGTCCAAAGATATCTGGCTTGAGAAATCAGCAGTCGTTTTGAAATAGCATTTGCCTTCAGTAACAGGGTGGAGACAAAGAATGTTGATTTAGAATCTAGCCTTCTTTTAGGGAAGCAATGGAAACCTAGTGAGGTGGTGCTtgtaattatgattttaatgttcAATTGTTCATAGCCTTTGTATATTTGCTGGTAAGTTGCACACGATGAAACTACTCTTCATAGCTATATGGGATAGTTGAAGGAATGTTTTGTGCTTTACCGCAAGAAATGCGCATGGAGGTAGACAAGGTAACATGAACATGTTGAATAgagtatttataaaattttgccTTGGTGCCGTGTGATCAGGGCCGATCATTGAATGAAAGAAGCCAAAAAAAGTTTTCAATGTTCTCAGCTACTACAAGGCAAATATTCAGTTGACTCTCACTCCAGAGACTAATCCAAATGGAACACGTAATATTTTTCTTGAATCAAATTGTAGCCATATTTGTTTTACATGAAATTATTCAATGGATCAAAGGCATTGATTGATGAAGTTTGTGATTGGTCAGGTTGATGTCAGTCACTCATGGTGGGTGGCTTTTGCCTTTTGTGAAGGGCTTCGTAGATGAGGCTTGTTTGGAGCCTTGGAGATCTTAGGTTCTTTGTTTTGAAATATGACCCAattcaggaggatgggaggagATTTTGAGGGTTAATAGCAATCCGCAAGAAAGGTAACTTACTTTAtcctagaaaaaaaaaaggataatttGTGGGCTGTGGACTCCTTACCTCTCCAGCTTCATATGCACGTACTGTTTTCATTCACGCGTGCGCTCATCTGCGCTGGTCGTGATTAAGAATCACTGGTTTTATTTGGTGGGTTGGGAATGTCAGATTTATCAATTTATTCGGTGGATCGATCGTATATTTATggcaattgaatttttttttttataaaaaaaaatctgattatgAATTGTGAAGCAAAAATAAAAGGATGTGGATAAATGGAAGGATGATAGAAAAGTTCCTCCATGAAACTGTAGTATGGAATCATCCTCAAAGATTTCGGTCAGGGCAGTTATATGCCAAACATGAATACCTCTTGAAGTCATGGGTATAGAGAAATTTATAACAAAGTTTTCGTATTGTTGATTCTTGGATGCAGTGCTTATTTTCGATAGTCATTTTTCATTTCAGTTGAAAAATATGAGATATTCATCCTAGTCATTATGGACGTATTTGTCTAATTGACGCATCCGAAAGAGTCAATGTTAAGCTTATAGGAGATGAAAATCTCACGGACAGTTCTGAAACGGAAAATTTTTGAATAGAGTGAACTATCTCTactatagaaagaaaaaaaaaaaacaaatcagttaataatttaataataatagaaatataTATCCTATCGAGACAGAATTTATAACTTACTATCttcttgaattttattttatttttttatttatattaataatatttttattaatattttgttTATTTGCATCAATTTTATTGGACTCATTCAAATTTACTCGAATGGCTACTCATGCGTGTGCACACGTGCGCATAGGGAGGTGTTTAAGTTTTGAATCTGAAAAAAATCTGTGCGCTACTGCATACATGGCTTCGTTTGAGAGCGGAGACCGGAGAAAATCTGACCAAAATCTAGAATTCTAGATGATGTTGAGAGTTTATTGATACTAACCCTCAATAACTTGACCAACTATATTAGTTGGCGTTCAATTTACCTGCATGCATCTTATACCATCTTGATTTTGATAATCATGTTCTTTAGTCTGTTGAGtgtccttttattttattttattcttttaattttCTGTCCCATGGAAAGTTGAGTTTGATTGTCCAACATCTTTGACTACAATTAGATATTATAAGTTGGAAAATTAGCTTTATTATATGCACTTGTGGCCTAAAATTCCGGTGGCTTGGTTTATCTGGTGTCTCCCTCCAACTTGGACCCTCATATTGCTCCCGTGGTGACGTGGTTTTGGGGAGTAATGTTGATGGGCAGGAAGGCAATAAAAAAGGGGTCTAACAAGCTCCGTTAGCTGATTTGTCATAAATTAGATGCTGAGATTTTGACACTCTGTGTCTTCTTTATTTGTATGTATGTTATTTTTATGTTCTTTTCTCAGCAATATAACCTTGGTGTCCACAACAGTTAGTATTCTGAACATGGCTTCCCCGGCTTTCCCGAATAATTCCGAGTTGTTCATTTTAATAAGGTGGAAGTAGCGAGGTATTTCAAGCATCTTATGAAAATGAGAGCAGACCCTGCTACATTAGAAGGTCGGAAGGAGATGTCCTTCTTCAAATTTGCTTTCCGAATCGAATTTTTTTCCAGCAAGATTGAGATCCTATGGTCACGTATAGGGAAGATAGCGACGTTGGGATGCCTCCTCCAACCTCTCttcatttatcaaaaaaaaggtGGGAAAATCCCAAATATTTCTAAAGTGTCACTTGCGACATTATTGTTGCATGAAAGTCCACGATATTTGGCAGATGGAAGGTCAAAGAGGAACATCAGTCTGGTACATGCGTCACTGACACATGCTTTGAATATTAGGACCATTGACATATTTAGTGGAATGTATGTTTGGTTATCGTAAGAAAATTTTAGGAAGTGTTTGATTGGAAGGAGTGAAGATAtaaaatcagaatcagaatggatgactttcattccaaccatttggttggaaggagttctatttcgattttgatttcaggatggaatgggaatagttcaatctatatagaactcaatccctattctcttctacggattcaaattttcattccaatttggaTTTCGATTCCGGTCATGAACCAAATACTTCGAAAATTTTGATCATTTCAATTCCAATTCCAAACCATTTTGATTTTCATTCTCATTTCGATTTCGGTTACGAAGGTAATAGTCCATGCATGCATTGCTTATTTCTTAGTTTTTAGAGATGATACTTTCAACCAGCCCTTAGGTACCATTGAAATTTGAATGGATGTGAGTTTTGGTAAAAATATCTGAAGCGATTCGGATCGTATATGGATAATGATATGTTCTATccctaacttgctctgatatcattttaatctatatttttattttagaattataattattttatatatttatatatacatgatcTAAttcgatccaattttttttatctatcttATCCAATCAGATCTGCATCTTTACTGACCCACCCGAGACGGATACATGATAAATATGGTATGGAGTTTTTTATTATGGAACGGATATAGATATATTAACCGATCTGACTCATATCCGACTCACTATCATCCCTAATAATCTTCTCTCATGGTAATCCATAATTTTGTCAATTTTaacttatcaaaaataaaaaataacatactAGTTTATATATTTTTCATGTCTCAAGCTTGTTTTAGGTCGGATGTTTTTATTGGTCGTCCTGGTACTAAAATATTGCTGGGTactatttaatctttttttcaatatttttttaagattttaaattaCTTAGCATCCAGTAAAACATATAGAATGCTATTTAACATTGTCTTGGTTGTGTTTGCTGATATTTTGAAAATTCACCAATCAGATCANNNNNNNNNNNNNNNNNNNNNNNNNNNNNNNNNNNNNNNNNNNNNNNNNNNNNNNNNNNNNNNNNNNNNNNNNNNNNNNNNNNNNNNNNNNNNNNNNNNNTGTGGCACTTGCCCATAAAGCCCTCCAAATTGTATCACTCTGAATGACCACCAACATGAAGGTTTTTGTTAAGACTTCCAGCTAGTTAAAACAAAATTACTTGCAATTTTCATGGGCAGTCAGAGAACTTACAGAGCAGTGAGAGACTCTATTTGCGAGAACCAAGCTGGACTTTCTGAAGGATCAAATGTGTTGTTGCTTAAATCCCTGTGGACCATATGAAGGTTTTGCAAGTTACCGgttaatttgaaaatgaagggTAGGCATGAAAGTACCACTAGAACATAGTTGAGTTCTTACACATAGTTGAGGTCGTTCATCCCAGTTAGATTTGGCATAGCTCCACTTAACTGGTTGTTTGCTAAGTTACTGAAAGATGCAAATAGGGAAAAACTGTAAGCTATTATATATCTGATATTCTTTTGTCGGATTTTGATTGGTTAATAGATAGCTTACAGATCAGTGATGCTTGTCAGGTTGTTAATATTTGACGGAACTGAGCCATTCAGAAAATTTCTGTCAAGTCTCCTGTTACAAAAGGGCAAATTATGATCAATACACCTGATACAATATGAGATGTGATAGTATAACTGGAGGCATATCCGGTTGAAGGACACTTACAAAACCTGAAGAGATTTTAATAGCCCTATGGAAGATGGAATTTCTCCAGTAAGTTGATTTCCATCAAAAAGTCTAACCAAAGATAA contains these protein-coding regions:
- the LOC140857929 gene encoding protein EIN6 ENHANCER-like; translation: MEPEVVNSEMLLPPVLPFKRVQMSDKYPKGHARGRHWKHLKQILQAENYASYPADEPNCTVHRPRTNLRYANPDVFKRIRMLPDDHVQRYLA